The Oncorhynchus tshawytscha isolate Ot180627B linkage group LG18, Otsh_v2.0, whole genome shotgun sequence genome has a window encoding:
- the LOC112217969 gene encoding zinc finger protein 513 isoform X2, giving the protein MIFRTTGEAPFPGKQHELIVTEVFQKRFQKREAARKMPRRKQQNPQSVKLDSEDGVVTIVAPGILTLEADFVLGHDLEFCDADHDKILGLDDKYSAEISVYPLGDEESCAFSSLSMAGQCDQEQGPESQPDHEPPYLSCRGCGLDLVGPYCHRCCKGERGEFRGFRSGSRPQAYDGDGEEGDGGGMDGADGKDDNFIMGDDGPSSKRHSCQLCGFSSRYANHVKRHMKTHNGEKPYRCPMCTYASAQLVNLQRHLRIHTGEKPYSCDSCSFACSSLGNLKRHQRMHVVGQEAVRPASGPPIGPSGLKRQREEEPNVPAEEALRPDLNLHVGGHNRDYLPCSDGLRVPPPELPEHHPSRLLEVPGCGPGAESGGRVGAVVGVKSEDRDSLPPLPFLFTCRICGIPMEDEDGSTTQICAKCTLDMLNKDSSGPNSPGERGDKVYTCSACPFLTHYPNHLARHMKTHTGEKPYKCPQCDYASAHFDNLKRHHRVHTGEKPYKCHLCDYACGNLANLKRHQRVHSGAKPFQCAVCSYSCNQSMNLKRHMLRHTGEKPYKCQQCGYTTGHWDNYKRHQKKHGLATDGWVKVQMPGAHEEEEEREVGQPE; this is encoded by the exons TGGATTCTGAAGATGGTGTAGTGACCATTGTAGCTCCAGGAATCCTCACCTTGGAGGCAGATTTCGTTCTGGGACACGACCTTGAGTTTTGTGACGCCGACCATGACAAGATCCTAGGCCTGGACGACAAGTACTCAG CTGAGATCTCTGTGTACCCTCTGGGTGATGAGGAGAGTTGTGCCTTCAGCAGTCTCAGTATGGCTGGGCAGTGTGACCAGGAGCAGGGCCCTGAGTCCCAGCCCGACCACGAGCCCCCCTACCTGTCCTGCCGGGGCTGTGGTCTGGACCTAGTGGGACCCTACTGTCACCGCTGCTGCAAGGGAGAAAGGGGGGAATTCAGAGGCTTTCGCTCCGGTTCGCGACCACAAGCGTACGATGGCGATGGCGAGGAAGGGGACGGAGGCGGGATGGACGGCGCTGATGGAAAGGACGATAACTTCATAATGGGCGACGACGGTCCTTCCTCCAAGCGCCACTCCTGCCAGTTATGTGGGTTCTCCTCACGCTATGCCAATCACGTCAAGAGGCACATGAAGACTCACAACGGGGAGAAGCCGTACCGTTGTCCCATGTGTACCTACGCCTCGGCCCAGCTGGTCAACCTGCAGAGACACCTGAGGATTCACACtggggagaaaccctacagctgtgACTCCTGCTCCTTCGCCTGCAGTTCCCTAGGCAACCTGAAAAGGCATCAGAGGATGCATGTGGTGGGACAGGAAGCAGTCAGACCTGCTAGTGGACCTCCTATTGGTCCCTCTGGTCTGAAGAGGCAGCGGGAGGAGGAGCCTAATGTGCCAGCTGAAG AAGCCCTAAGGCCTGACCTGAACCTCCATGTAGGAGGCCATAACAGAGACTACCTGCCATGCTCTGATGGACTGAGGGTACCACCACCAGAACTCCCTGAGCACCATCCCTCAAGACTTCTGGAGGTGCCTGGCTGTGGACCTGGGGCTGAGTCCGGGGGTAGGGTTGGGGCTGTGGTGGGAGTGAAGTCCGAGGACAGAGATtcgctccctcctctccccttcctcttcaccTGTCGTATCTGTGGTATCCCCATGGAGGACGAGGACGGCTCCACCACCCAGATCTGTGCCAAGTGCACGCTGGACATGCTGAACAAGGACTCGTCTGGCCCCAACAGCCCCGGAGAGCGTGGGGACAAGGTCTACACCTGCAGTGCCTGTCCCTTCCTCACCCACTACCCCAACCACCTGGCGCGACACATGAAGACGCACACGGGAGAGAAGCCGTACAAGTGCCCTCAGTGCGACTACGCCTCCGCCCACTTCGACAACCTGAAACGCCATCACCGCGTGCACACGGGCGAGAAGCCGTACAAGTGCCACCTGTGTGACTACGCCTGTGGGAACCTGGCTAACTTAAAACGTCACCAGCGGGTCCACTCGGGCGCCAAGCCGTTCCAGTGCGCAGTGTGTAGCTACAGCTGTAACCAGAGTATGAATCTGAAGAGACACATGCTGAGACACacgggagagaagccttataaGTGCCAGCAGTGTGGCTACACCACAGGACACTGGGACAACTACAAACGACACCAGAAGAAACATGGCCTCGCCACCGACGGCTGGGTCAAAGTTCAGATGCCAGGTGcccatgaggaggaggaagagagggaggtgggacaGCCAGAGTAA
- the LOC112217969 gene encoding zinc finger protein 513 isoform X1, protein MIFRTTGEAPFPGKQHELIVTEVFQKRFQKREAARKMPRRKQQNPQSVKLDSEDGVVTIVAPGILTLEADFVLGHDLEFCDADHDKILGLDDKYSAAEISVYPLGDEESCAFSSLSMAGQCDQEQGPESQPDHEPPYLSCRGCGLDLVGPYCHRCCKGERGEFRGFRSGSRPQAYDGDGEEGDGGGMDGADGKDDNFIMGDDGPSSKRHSCQLCGFSSRYANHVKRHMKTHNGEKPYRCPMCTYASAQLVNLQRHLRIHTGEKPYSCDSCSFACSSLGNLKRHQRMHVVGQEAVRPASGPPIGPSGLKRQREEEPNVPAEEALRPDLNLHVGGHNRDYLPCSDGLRVPPPELPEHHPSRLLEVPGCGPGAESGGRVGAVVGVKSEDRDSLPPLPFLFTCRICGIPMEDEDGSTTQICAKCTLDMLNKDSSGPNSPGERGDKVYTCSACPFLTHYPNHLARHMKTHTGEKPYKCPQCDYASAHFDNLKRHHRVHTGEKPYKCHLCDYACGNLANLKRHQRVHSGAKPFQCAVCSYSCNQSMNLKRHMLRHTGEKPYKCQQCGYTTGHWDNYKRHQKKHGLATDGWVKVQMPGAHEEEEEREVGQPE, encoded by the exons TGGATTCTGAAGATGGTGTAGTGACCATTGTAGCTCCAGGAATCCTCACCTTGGAGGCAGATTTCGTTCTGGGACACGACCTTGAGTTTTGTGACGCCGACCATGACAAGATCCTAGGCCTGGACGACAAGTACTCAG CAGCTGAGATCTCTGTGTACCCTCTGGGTGATGAGGAGAGTTGTGCCTTCAGCAGTCTCAGTATGGCTGGGCAGTGTGACCAGGAGCAGGGCCCTGAGTCCCAGCCCGACCACGAGCCCCCCTACCTGTCCTGCCGGGGCTGTGGTCTGGACCTAGTGGGACCCTACTGTCACCGCTGCTGCAAGGGAGAAAGGGGGGAATTCAGAGGCTTTCGCTCCGGTTCGCGACCACAAGCGTACGATGGCGATGGCGAGGAAGGGGACGGAGGCGGGATGGACGGCGCTGATGGAAAGGACGATAACTTCATAATGGGCGACGACGGTCCTTCCTCCAAGCGCCACTCCTGCCAGTTATGTGGGTTCTCCTCACGCTATGCCAATCACGTCAAGAGGCACATGAAGACTCACAACGGGGAGAAGCCGTACCGTTGTCCCATGTGTACCTACGCCTCGGCCCAGCTGGTCAACCTGCAGAGACACCTGAGGATTCACACtggggagaaaccctacagctgtgACTCCTGCTCCTTCGCCTGCAGTTCCCTAGGCAACCTGAAAAGGCATCAGAGGATGCATGTGGTGGGACAGGAAGCAGTCAGACCTGCTAGTGGACCTCCTATTGGTCCCTCTGGTCTGAAGAGGCAGCGGGAGGAGGAGCCTAATGTGCCAGCTGAAG AAGCCCTAAGGCCTGACCTGAACCTCCATGTAGGAGGCCATAACAGAGACTACCTGCCATGCTCTGATGGACTGAGGGTACCACCACCAGAACTCCCTGAGCACCATCCCTCAAGACTTCTGGAGGTGCCTGGCTGTGGACCTGGGGCTGAGTCCGGGGGTAGGGTTGGGGCTGTGGTGGGAGTGAAGTCCGAGGACAGAGATtcgctccctcctctccccttcctcttcaccTGTCGTATCTGTGGTATCCCCATGGAGGACGAGGACGGCTCCACCACCCAGATCTGTGCCAAGTGCACGCTGGACATGCTGAACAAGGACTCGTCTGGCCCCAACAGCCCCGGAGAGCGTGGGGACAAGGTCTACACCTGCAGTGCCTGTCCCTTCCTCACCCACTACCCCAACCACCTGGCGCGACACATGAAGACGCACACGGGAGAGAAGCCGTACAAGTGCCCTCAGTGCGACTACGCCTCCGCCCACTTCGACAACCTGAAACGCCATCACCGCGTGCACACGGGCGAGAAGCCGTACAAGTGCCACCTGTGTGACTACGCCTGTGGGAACCTGGCTAACTTAAAACGTCACCAGCGGGTCCACTCGGGCGCCAAGCCGTTCCAGTGCGCAGTGTGTAGCTACAGCTGTAACCAGAGTATGAATCTGAAGAGACACATGCTGAGACACacgggagagaagccttataaGTGCCAGCAGTGTGGCTACACCACAGGACACTGGGACAACTACAAACGACACCAGAAGAAACATGGCCTCGCCACCGACGGCTGGGTCAAAGTTCAGATGCCAGGTGcccatgaggaggaggaagagagggaggtgggacaGCCAGAGTAA